The following nucleotide sequence is from Pseudoliparis swirei isolate HS2019 ecotype Mariana Trench chromosome 7, NWPU_hadal_v1, whole genome shotgun sequence.
CTCAGAACCCCGCTGGGCCTCCGTGAGCAGAGGGGTTCTGGTGTGTGACGAGTGCTGCAGCGTCCACCGGAGTCTGGGCCGACACAGCTCTCAGGTCCGCCACCTGACGCTCACGCCGTGGCCTCCCACGCAGCTGCAGGTAGAGCCCCACCGCGTCGTGTCCTTCTGCATGAAGCCACACGTCTTGGTGCTTGGAGCTGCTCAACCGTCTTCTCCAAAGATGTGATGTGCGATAACGCTGACTCGTTGCTCTATAACTGTGACTAGAGCCgttgttctgctgttgtccaGACATAGAACCCGTTTGTTCAGGAAGGGGACCGTTCAGAACCGATCAGCATCGCTCCGTCTCAACGGGACACATCTCACCggtttctctccatctcctcctagATGGTTCAGACTTTATACAGCAATGGTGCAAATTCCATCTGGGAGCACTCTCTCCTGGACCCGGCGTCTGTGCTGAGTGGGAAACGCAAGGCCGGCCCTCAGGACAAGCTGCAGTGAGTCCTGCTGTTGTTCCGACAGGCCAACGGGTCTCTGGTGACCTTCCATGTTTTAACTGCTTCTTATTCTCTGGTTGAACCTTTCTGTTTCCTGGTGTCCCAAAAGTCCAAACAAATCAGAGttcataaaagccaaatatcaaATGCTGGCGTTTGTGCACCGCATGCCTTGCCGGGAGGACGACAGCTCGACAGCCAAGGACTTGAGCCAGGTGAGGAGCGGCGGCCTCGATGTGACGGAGACTGACACATGCTTCTGTTTAAGGCTTATTAAGTATTGGCTGTATTACGTTTATGTTTTCTTTCAGCAACTTCACTCGAGCGTCCGCACCGGGAACCTGGAGACTTGTCTGCGGTTGCTGTCCCTGGGAGCTCAAGCTAACTTCTTTCACCCGGTGAGATTCATCTCGTGTCTTGAAGCAGCATCGTCCTCTCTGCGTCTCTGTGAACTCGAGGCCGTCTGCTTCGCCCGGTCCTTCCAGGAGAAAGGGAACACGCCCCTGCACGTGGCTGCCAGAGCAGGACAAGCGTCTCAGGCCGAACTGCTGGCGGTCTACGGAGCCGACCCCGGAGCCCCGGACAGCAACGGGAAAACTCCCCCTGACTATGCGAGGTTAGtgatgacatgtaatgttagttattttaaatagtttgaATTTGTTCAACACTAAGCAGGAAAATCCCATTTCAGAGGCGAAGTCTCTTTTTTGCAAACTTAAAAATGTAAGCACAAAATAGTATCtgccttttttatttcactttttgaAGTATTCAGTTTTCTTTGTTAACATCTGCTCTGGTAGGGAAGCCGGCCACCATGAGCTGGCGGCCCGGTTGGTGGAAATCCAGTTTGAACTCACTGACCGGCTGGCCTTCTACCtgtgtgggaggaagccaggtaggcctggaggaggaggtctgtgaTCTATGAGGGGACGAATACGTGCATGTCTGGTTATATGTTTGACGATCAAGGATCCACGATGAGTGACCTTCAGACACGACACTGGAGACGATACGCGGGGAGACATCTCACTCACGTGGCGCTCTAAGCCGATCAAAACAATGGCTCATGATCTACTTAGTGAATACTGACTTATAAACTCCATTTGATCGTGCCATCATcaatgtgtgtttcctgtccatGTGTTTGGCAGTCATCCAGGACATACTTGTTGTTCCTTCCAGATCATAAAAGCAGCCAGCACTTCATTGTTCCACAAATGGCTGACAGgtaggagaagctggagcatgATGCACGTCAGTCTGAGTCATGCTTCTACGTTAAGATGTTTACGGAGGAGCTTCTGCTCCGAGCCTGTTGGGACACGCTGCAGCGCCCACTGTCAGCGTCAAGGACTCAGAGCCAGAGGAGAAGCTCCAGTGAAGCAGCTCCAGTGAAGCAGCTCTGGTGAAGCAGCTCTGGTGAAGCAGCTCTGGTGAAGCAGCTCTGGTGAAGCAGCTCTGGTGAAGCAGCTCTGGTGAAGCAGCTCTGGTGAAGCAGCTCTGGTGAAGCAGCTCTGGTGAAGCAGCTCTGGTGAAGCAGCTCTGGTGAAGCAGCTCTGGTGAAGCAGCTCTAGTGAAGCAGCTCCAGTGAAGCAGCTCTAGTGAAGCAGCTCTGGTGAAGCAGCTCTGGTGAAGCAGCTCTGGTGAAGCAGCTCTGGTGAAGCAGCTCTAGTGAAGCAGCTCTAGTGAAGCAGCTCTGGTGAAGCAGCTCTAGTGAAGCTCACATGCCCAAACAACCCGCCAGTGAGGCCAATCCTATTCTTATTGTTAAACACGAGCAGAACAGCCACTGAAAAACATCCAGTTTTATTGTACAATCTAAATGAAACGTTGTTCTTTGTTGTCCTGCTCTCTGTGATGGATGAGACGGATGTGAGTCTGACTCCTGACGTGTGCATGCTGTGGACCTCGCCGTGCTCCAGCTTGTGTTGATGAACCTTTTGTCTGTAGCAGTTTAGATGTGTCAGAACTGGCCAAGGCAGCAAAGAAGAAGCTGCAGTCTGTGAGTGTTGCCGAGCTTCACTGAGGGATGTTTCCTCTCCTGGCGTTCGGCTAACTGAGGCTCACGtctgtcctcctgcagctcaGCAATCACCTGTTTGAGGAGCTGGCCATGGACGTGTACGACGAGGTGGACAGACGAGAGACGGATGCAGGTACGGTCGACTCTTCGGACCGGGCCTCGCTCACGAGACGCTCCCAGATGGTTCTGACATGTTCATGAAAGGTTCTCAGACGTTGTGTTGTTCATCACGGGGGGGGGAGAATCCCATCGGCCGTGTAAATCGAAGGCTTGTGTGAGTTGTGCTTATTTGCATAATTTAacgcttaaaatatatatatttatatatatatatatatgtttatatatatatatatattttatgtatatatatatattttaaataatgggGTAAATACAAAGAACTGAAGTATGATAATTATacgtaaatattttttaaatgaaatgttaagttattttaaatgtgacaaaaaaatatgaatgtaaTGCTGTTACTTAATgagtattgtttatttatttttaaaatacaataatgCTTTGTAAAATATTGAAAACATAATAGATTATTGTCATTTTAATCCTATATTATACAACTGCAGAATTGAAGAAAGCACATTAACTCATAGTTTAGTTTATGCTCGTGATTCTAGATTTCTGTTCTTGTTTTACAACAAATTCCAAATGAGAAAAGAAACTGTGAATATCAGAATCTTTGAACTGCATCGGTGGAACGAGACGAAGCGTCGTCGTCCCATTGGCTGTGGGTTCACGCTCACGCCCAGATACTCAACGCTCACGCCCAGATACTCAACGCTCACGCCCAGATACTCAACGCTCACGCCCAGAAACCTCCTGAACACCAAAATAGTAAATAAAATGGAGGCCGTGGGCTGCACACGTTACAGGGGGTCCACGTTGGAGAGGGATGGGTTTACACTTGTTTGTGGGACATTGTTACACGTTCAGCTGTTGAAGAGCGCTGAATGTTGCTGACTGTCACTTGAAGGCCTCCACTGTACTGACTCTGACCCGTTCCCCGCAGTGTGGCTGgcgacacagaaccacagctcTCTGGAGACGGAGGCCCCGGTGGTGCCCTTCCTCCCTGTGAATCCAGAGTACTCGTCCACACGGAACCAGGCGAGTCGGCTCCACCGCTCCACGCCACGGCGTCCTGTTGCCTCTCAAGTCAGGTCCTGACTGCAAACTGCTGATGGGACTTTGTTTTTTCTGATTTAGGGAAGACAGAAGCTGGCGAGATTTAATGCACATGAATTTGCAACTCTTGTGATCGACATATTAAGCGATGCAAAGCGCAGACAACAAGGGAGTTCAAGAGCCAGTCCCAAAGGTCAGCGTCTCATTGTCACTAGAGCTGCTGGCGCTGCAGCGGAGCGCAGATATAAAACCACGACTCCGCTCCGTGTCCTTCATCCAGACGACGTGGAGGTCATCCTGAAGAGCGTGGCGGTCCGGCATCGCAGGGACAGCCAGGAGAACGACCAGCCCGACTACGACAGCGTGGCGTCGGACGAGGACGCGGACCACGAGCTCCCCTCCAGTCCAGGAGACGGGACGAAGGTACCGCGGCAACGCACACATTGAAACCCTGGACGTGTCCCTGGAGATGCCTTCAGCGTTGTGTTCTCACCCCTCTGCCCCACAGAGACTGGACTCTGACCTCTCCGACGGAGGCGTCACTATGCACGAATACATCGAGGTGAAAACCGCGCTCTCTGCCTCTGAAGCCAAGATCCAACACCTCATGAAAGCCAACAACCACCTGAGCGATGAGCTGAGGCTGATGCAGAAAAAGGTATCCACCGTGCTCCACCAATGAGATCACTAACACCGGGGGCCGGACCGAGGGGGGGGCAGAGGTCAGCAGAGCGTCTCCTGCCAGTGAGATCGCTCTCGGTACGGGAGCCCAGCTGTGTTGCAAGATAAGACCACTGGTCCACCCTCTGGTCCACCCTCTGGTCCACCCTCTGGTCCACCCTCTGGTCCACCCACTGGTCCACCCTCTGGTCCACCCTCTGGTCCACCCACTGGTCCACCCTCTGGTCCACCCTCTGGTCCACCCACTGGTCCACCCACTGGTCCACCCTCTGGTCCACCCTCTGGTCCACCCACTGGTCCACCCTCTGGTCCACCCACTGGTCCACCCTCTGGTCCACCCTCTGGTCCACCCACTGGTCCACCCGCTGGTCCACCCTCTGGTCCACCCACTGGTCCACCCACTGGTCCACCCTCTGGTCCACCCTCTGGTCCACCCACTGGTCCACCCTCTGGTCCACCCACTGGTCCACCCTCTGGTCCACCCTCTGGTCCACCCACTGGTCCACCCACTGGTCCACCCTCTGGTCCACCCACTGGTCCACCCTCTGGTCCACCCACTGGTCCACCCTCTGGTCCACCCACTGGTCCACCCTCTGTTTTGGCCAGCATGTTTCATTTTAAAGTATGAATGTAAACTGGAGATTTTATTTTagattgtttgttttctggATTTTAAGAGGAAGTGAATGACGGTCACCCAGCAGCCCTCCTCTGTAATCAACCGTCTGATGTGACTATAAGCATGTGTGAAGAGGAGGCAAGATGTTGTACCGTGgggtgtaatcccttcatagtaactctgcctgtgtaatcccttcatagtaactctctgtctgtgtaatcccttcatagtaactctgcctgtgtaatcccttcatagtaactctc
It contains:
- the git2a gene encoding ARF GTPase-activating protein GIT2a isoform X1, coding for MSQRLRNTELCADCNVPEPRWASVSRGVLVCDECCSVHRSLGRHSSQVRHLTLTPWPPTQLQMVQTLYSNGANSIWEHSLLDPASVLSGKRKAGPQDKLQCPKSPNKSEFIKAKYQMLAFVHRMPCREDDSSTAKDLSQQLHSSVRTGNLETCLRLLSLGAQANFFHPEKGNTPLHVAARAGQASQAELLAVYGADPGAPDSNGKTPPDYAREAGHHELAARLVEIQFELTDRLAFYLCGRKPDHKSSQHFIVPQMADSSLDVSELAKAAKKKLQSLSNHLFEELAMDVYDEVDRRETDAVWLATQNHSSLETEAPVVPFLPVNPEYSSTRNQGRQKLARFNAHEFATLVIDILSDAKRRQQGSSRASPKDDVEVILKSVAVRHRRDSQENDQPDYDSVASDEDADHELPSSPGDGTKRLDSDLSDGGVTMHEYIEVKTALSASEAKIQHLMKANNHLSDELRLMQKKLLALQSQNSSLRRRGPADIHRTPGGSDHPDPSGPSALKRRQSASRPVSMYETGLKPYLLKGEALCPEEALPALHPRPAHASQSQKQSSMPESDYDNTFNESEMEDSGVCRRGRLRSSAWLGEGSSIPELEDLEMESDSTLPSTEDVIRTTEQITKNIQELLRAAQDNKHDRPCEREGVRRLRHSLGCFSTLVPWAEKAPPPLQLLSLPSPDSASCFIPCSERIHVAVTEMAELFPKVWEQKLRSETVRGSLRLLTSSASRLQSECRKALPCEGSPSPDMQLVTQQVIQCAYDIAKAAKQLVTITTKENTN
- the git2a gene encoding ARF GTPase-activating protein GIT2a isoform X11: MSQRLRNTELCADCNVPEPRWASVSRGVLVCDECCSVHRSLGRHSSQVRHLTLTPWPPTQLQMVQTLYSNGANSIWEHSLLDPASVLSGKRKAGPQDKLHPNKSEFIKAKYQMLAFVHRMPCREDDSSTAKDLSQQLHSSVRTGNLETCLRLLSLGAQANFFHPEKGNTPLHVAARAGQASQAELLAVYGADPGAPDSNGKTPPDYAREAGHHELAARLVEIQFELTDRLAFYLCGRKPDHKSSQHFIVPQMADSSLDVSELAKAAKKKLQSLSNHLFEELAMDVYDEVDRRETDAVWLATQNHSSLETEAPVVPFLPVNPEYSSTRNQGRQKLARFNAHEFATLVIDILSDAKRRQQGSSRASPKDDVEVILKSVAVRHRRDSQENDQPDYDSVASDEDADHELPSSPGDGTKRLDSDLSDGGVTMHEYIEVKTALSASEAKIQHLMKANNHLSDELRLMQKKLLALQSQNSSLRRRGPADIHRTPGGSDHPDPSGPSALKRRQSASRPVSMYETGLKPYLLKGEALCPEEALPALHPRPAHTGRGACVTSSSSLPSFPSSPSWSKDESIDFSPELFPGCSDGRFFFLSSSSRPHSHRSRAACRKVTMTTHSMNLRWKIRVCAGEGG
- the git2a gene encoding ARF GTPase-activating protein GIT2a isoform X4, translated to MSQRLRNTELCADCNVPEPRWASVSRGVLVCDECCSVHRSLGRHSSQVRHLTLTPWPPTQLQMVQTLYSNGANSIWEHSLLDPASVLSGKRKAGPQDKLQCPKSPNKSEFIKAKYQMLAFVHRMPCREDDSSTAKDLSQQLHSSVRTGNLETCLRLLSLGAQANFFHPEKGNTPLHVAARAGQASQAELLAVYGADPGAPDSNGKTPPDYAREAGHHELAARLVEIQFELTDRLAFYLCGRKPDHKSSQHFIVPQMADSSLDVSELAKAAKKKLQSLSNHLFEELAMDVYDEVDRRETDAVWLATQNHSSLETEAPVVPFLPVNPEYSSTRNQGRQKLARFNAHEFATLVIDILSDAKRRQQGSSRASPKDDVEVILKSVAVRHRRDSQENDQPDYDSVASDEDADHELPSSPGDGTKRLDSDLSDGGVTMHEYIEVKTALSASEAKIQHLMKANNHLSDELRLMQKKLLALQSQNSSLRRRGPADIHRTPGGSDHPDPSGPSALKRRQSASRPVSMYETGLKPYLLKGEALCPEEALPALHPRPAHASQSQKQSSMPESDYDNTFNESEMEDSGVCRRGRLRSSAWLGEGSSIPELEDLEMESDSTLPSTEDVIRTTEQITKNIQELLRAAQDNKHDSFIPCSERIHVAVTEMAELFPKVWEQKLRSETVRGSLRLLTSSASRLQSECRKALPCEGSPSPDMQLVTQQVIQCAYDIAKAAKQLVTITTKENTN
- the git2a gene encoding ARF GTPase-activating protein GIT2a isoform X10, which gives rise to MSQRLRNTELCADCNVPEPRWASVSRGVLVCDECCSVHRSLGRHSSQVRHLTLTPWPPTQLQMVQTLYSNGANSIWEHSLLDPASVLSGKRKAGPQDKLQCPKSPNKSEFIKAKYQMLAFVHRMPCREDDSSTAKDLSQQLHSSVRTGNLETCLRLLSLGAQANFFHPEKGNTPLHVAARAGQASQAELLAVYGADPGAPDSNGKTPPDYAREAGHHELAARLVEIQFELTDRLAFYLCGRKPDHKSSQHFIVPQMADSSLDVSELAKAAKKKLQSLSNHLFEELAMDVYDEVDRRETDAVWLATQNHSSLETEAPVVPFLPVNPEYSSTRNQGRQKLARFNAHEFATLVIDILSDAKRRQQGSSRASPKDDVEVILKSVAVRHRRDSQENDQPDYDSVASDEDADHELPSSPGDGTKRLDSDLSDGGVTMHEYIEVKTALSASEAKIQHLMKANNHLSDELRLMQKKLLALQSQNSSLRRRGPADIHRTPGGSDHPDPSGPSALKRRQSASRPVSMYETGLKPYLLKGEALCPEEALPALHPRPAHTGRGACVTSSSSLPSFPSSPSWSKDESIDFSPELFPGCSDGRFFFLSSSSRPHSHRSRAACRKVTMTTHSMNLRWKIRVCAGEGG
- the git2a gene encoding ARF GTPase-activating protein GIT2a isoform X9, whose product is MSQRLRNTELCADCNVPEPRWASVSRGVLVCDECCSVHRSLGRHSSQVRHLTLTPWPPTQLQMVQTLYSNGANSIWEHSLLDPASVLSGKRKAGPQDKLQCPKSPNKSEFIKAKYQMLAFVHRMPCREDDSSTAKDLSQQLHSSVRTGNLETCLRLLSLGAQANFFHPEKGNTPLHVAARAGQASQAELLAVYGADPGAPDSNGKTPPDYAREAGHHELAARLVEIQFELTDRLAFYLCGRKPDHKSSQHFIVPQMADSSLDVSELAKAAKKKLQSLSNHLFEELAMDVYDEVDRRETDAVWLATQNHSSLETEAPVVPFLPVNPEYSSTRNQGRQKLARFNAHEFATLVIDILSDAKRRQQGSSRASPKDDVEVILKSVAVRHRRDSQENDQPDYDSVASDEDADHELPSSPGDGTKRLDSDLSDGGVTMHEYIEVKTALSASEAKIQHLMKANNHLSDELRLMQKKASQSQKQSSMPESDYDNTFNESEMEDSGVCRRGRLRSSAWLGEGSSIPELEDLEMESDSTLPSTEDVIRTTEQITKNIQELLRAAQDNKHDRPCEREGVRRLRHSLGCFSTLVPWAEKAPPPLQLLSLPSPDSASCFIPCSERIHVAVTEMAELFPKVWEQKLRSETVRGSLRLLTSSASRLQSECRKALPCEGSPSPDMQLVTQQVIQCAYDIAKAAKQLVTITTKENTN
- the git2a gene encoding ARF GTPase-activating protein GIT2a isoform X2, with the protein product MSQRLRNTELCADCNVPEPRWASVSRGVLVCDECCSVHRSLGRHSSQVRHLTLTPWPPTQLQMVQTLYSNGANSIWEHSLLDPASVLSGKRKAGPQDKLHPNKSEFIKAKYQMLAFVHRMPCREDDSSTAKDLSQQLHSSVRTGNLETCLRLLSLGAQANFFHPEKGNTPLHVAARAGQASQAELLAVYGADPGAPDSNGKTPPDYAREAGHHELAARLVEIQFELTDRLAFYLCGRKPDHKSSQHFIVPQMADSSLDVSELAKAAKKKLQSLSNHLFEELAMDVYDEVDRRETDAVWLATQNHSSLETEAPVVPFLPVNPEYSSTRNQGRQKLARFNAHEFATLVIDILSDAKRRQQGSSRASPKDDVEVILKSVAVRHRRDSQENDQPDYDSVASDEDADHELPSSPGDGTKRLDSDLSDGGVTMHEYIEVKTALSASEAKIQHLMKANNHLSDELRLMQKKLLALQSQNSSLRRRGPADIHRTPGGSDHPDPSGPSALKRRQSASRPVSMYETGLKPYLLKGEALCPEEALPALHPRPAHASQSQKQSSMPESDYDNTFNESEMEDSGVCRRGRLRSSAWLGEGSSIPELEDLEMESDSTLPSTEDVIRTTEQITKNIQELLRAAQDNKHDRPCEREGVRRLRHSLGCFSTLVPWAEKAPPPLQLLSLPSPDSASCFIPCSERIHVAVTEMAELFPKVWEQKLRSETVRGSLRLLTSSASRLQSECRKALPCEGSPSPDMQLVTQQVIQCAYDIAKAAKQLVTITTKENTN
- the git2a gene encoding ARF GTPase-activating protein GIT2a isoform X7 gives rise to the protein MSQRLRNTELCADCNVPEPRWASVSRGVLVCDECCSVHRSLGRHSSQVRHLTLTPWPPTQLQMVQTLYSNGANSIWEHSLLDPASVLSGKRKAGPQDKLHPNKSEFIKAKYQMLAFVHRMPCREDDSSTAKDLSQQLHSSVRTGNLETCLRLLSLGAQANFFHPEKGNTPLHVAARAGQASQAELLAVYGADPGAPDSNGKTPPDYAREAGHHELAARLVEIQFELTDRLAFYLCGRKPDHKSSQHFIVPQMADSSLDVSELAKAAKKKLQSLSNHLFEELAMDVYDEVDRRETDAVWLATQNHSSLETEAPVVPFLPVNPEYSSTRNQGRQKLARFNAHEFATLVIDILSDAKRRQQGSSRASPKDDVEVILKSVAVRHRRDSQENDQPDYDSVASDEDADHELPSSPGDGTKRLDSDLSDGGVTMHEYIEVKTALSASEAKIQHLMKANNHLSDELRLMQKKLLALQSQNSSLRRRGPADIHRTPGGSDHPDPSGPSALKRRQSASRPVSMYETGLKPYLLKGEALCPEEALPALHPRPAHASQSQKQSSMPESDYDNTFNESEMEDSGVCRRGRLRSSAWLGEGSSIPELEDLEMESDSTLPSTEDVIRTTEQITKNIQELLRAAQDNKHDSFIPCSERIHVAVTEMAELFPKKLRSETVRGSLRLLTSSASRLQSECRKALPCEGSPSPDMQLVTQQVIQCAYDIAKAAKQLVTITTKENTN
- the git2a gene encoding ARF GTPase-activating protein GIT2a isoform X6; translation: MSQRLRNTELCADCNVPEPRWASVSRGVLVCDECCSVHRSLGRHSSQVRHLTLTPWPPTQLQMVQTLYSNGANSIWEHSLLDPASVLSGKRKAGPQDKLQCPKSPNKSEFIKAKYQMLAFVHRMPCREDDSSTAKDLSQQLHSSVRTGNLETCLRLLSLGAQANFFHPEKGNTPLHVAARAGQASQAELLAVYGADPGAPDSNGKTPPDYAREAGHHELAARLVEIQFELTDRLAFYLCGRKPDHKSSQHFIVPQMADSSLDVSELAKAAKKKLQSLSNHLFEELAMDVYDEVDRRETDAVWLATQNHSSLETEAPVVPFLPVNPEYSSTRNQGRQKLARFNAHEFATLVIDILSDAKRRQQGSSRASPKDDVEVILKSVAVRHRRDSQENDQPDYDSVASDEDADHELPSSPGDGTKRLDSDLSDGGVTMHEYIEVKTALSASEAKIQHLMKANNHLSDELRLMQKKLLALQSQNSSLRRRGPADIHRTPGGSDHPDPSGPSALKRRQSASRPVSMYETGLKPYLLKGEALCPEEALPALHPRPAHASQSQKQSSMPESDYDNTFNESEMEDSGVCRRGRLRSSAWLGEGSSIPELEDLEMESDSTLPSTEDVIRTTEQITKNIQELLRAAQDNKHDSFIPCSERIHVAVTEMAELFPKKLRSETVRGSLRLLTSSASRLQSECRKALPCEGSPSPDMQLVTQQVIQCAYDIAKAAKQLVTITTKENTN
- the git2a gene encoding ARF GTPase-activating protein GIT2a isoform X12; this encodes MSQRLRNTELCADCNVPEPRWASVSRGVLVCDECCSVHRSLGRHSSQVRHLTLTPWPPTQLQMVQTLYSNGANSIWEHSLLDPASVLSGKRKAGPQDKLHPNKSEFIKAKYQMLAFVHRMPCREDDSSTAKDLSQQLHSSVRTGNLETCLRLLSLGAQANFFHPEKGNTPLHVAARAGQASQAELLAVYGADPGAPDSNGKTPPDYAREAGHHELAARLVEIQFELTDRLAFYLCGRKPDHKSSQHFIVPQMADSSLDVSELAKAAKKKLQSLSNHLFEELAMDVYDEVDRRETDAVWLATQNHSSLETEAPVVPFLPVNPEYSSTRNQGRQKLARFNAHEFATLVIDILSDAKRRQQGSSRASPKDDVEVILKSVAVRHRRDSQENDQPDYDSVASDEDADHELPSSPGDGTKRLDSDLSDGGVTMHEYIEVKTALSASEAKIQHLMKANNHLSDELRLMQKKLLALQSQNSSLRRRGPADIHRTPGGSDHPDPSGPSALKRRQSASRPVSMYETGLKPYLLKGEALCPEEALPALHPRPAHASQSQKQSSMPESDYDNTFNESEMEDSGVCRRGRLRSSAWLGEGSSIPELEDLEMESDSTLPSTEDVIRTTEQITKNIQELLRAAQDNKHDRPCEREGVRRLRHSLGCFSTLVPWAEKAPPPLQLLSLPSPDSASCFIPCSERIHVAVTEMAELFPKKLRSETVRGSLRLLTSSASRLQSECRKALPCEGSPSPDMQLVTQQVIQCAYDIAKAAKQLVTITTKENTN
- the git2a gene encoding ARF GTPase-activating protein GIT2a isoform X3 — its product is MSQRLRNTELCADCNVPEPRWASVSRGVLVCDECCSVHRSLGRHSSQVRHLTLTPWPPTQLQMVQTLYSNGANSIWEHSLLDPASVLSGKRKAGPQDKLQCPKSPNKSEFIKAKYQMLAFVHRMPCREDDSSTAKDLSQQLHSSVRTGNLETCLRLLSLGAQANFFHPEKGNTPLHVAARAGQASQAELLAVYGADPGAPDSNGKTPPDYAREAGHHELAARLVEIQFELTDRLAFYLCGRKPDHKSSQHFIVPQMADSSLDVSELAKAAKKKLQSLSNHLFEELAMDVYDEVDRRETDAVWLATQNHSSLETEAPVVPFLPVNPEYSSTRNQGRQKLARFNAHEFATLVIDILSDAKRRQQGSSRASPKDDVEVILKSVAVRHRRDSQENDQPDYDSVASDEDADHELPSSPGDGTKRLDSDLSDGGVTMHEYIEVKTALSASEAKIQHLMKANNHLSDELRLMQKKLLALQSQNSSLRRRGPADIHRTPGGSDHPDPSGPSALKRRQSASRPVSMYETGLKPYLLKGEALCPEEALPALHPRPAHASQSQKQSSMPESDYDNTFNESEMEDSGVCRRGRLRSSAWLGEGSSIPELEDLEMESDSTLPSTEDVIRTTEQITKNIQELLRAAQDNKHDRPCEREGVRRLRHSLGCFSTLVPWAEKAPPPLQLLSLPSPDSASCFIPCSERIHVAVTEMAELFPKKLRSETVRGSLRLLTSSASRLQSECRKALPCEGSPSPDMQLVTQQVIQCAYDIAKAAKQLVTITTKENTN
- the git2a gene encoding ARF GTPase-activating protein GIT2a isoform X8, translating into MVQTLYSNGANSIWEHSLLDPASVLSGKRKAGPQDKLQCPKSPNKSEFIKAKYQMLAFVHRMPCREDDSSTAKDLSQQLHSSVRTGNLETCLRLLSLGAQANFFHPEKGNTPLHVAARAGQASQAELLAVYGADPGAPDSNGKTPPDYAREAGHHELAARLVEIQFELTDRLAFYLCGRKPDHKSSQHFIVPQMADSSLDVSELAKAAKKKLQSLSNHLFEELAMDVYDEVDRRETDAVWLATQNHSSLETEAPVVPFLPVNPEYSSTRNQGRQKLARFNAHEFATLVIDILSDAKRRQQGSSRASPKDDVEVILKSVAVRHRRDSQENDQPDYDSVASDEDADHELPSSPGDGTKRLDSDLSDGGVTMHEYIEVKTALSASEAKIQHLMKANNHLSDELRLMQKKLLALQSQNSSLRRRGPADIHRTPGGSDHPDPSGPSALKRRQSASRPVSMYETGLKPYLLKGEALCPEEALPALHPRPAHASQSQKQSSMPESDYDNTFNESEMEDSGVCRRGRLRSSAWLGEGSSIPELEDLEMESDSTLPSTEDVIRTTEQITKNIQELLRAAQDNKHDRPCEREGVRRLRHSLGCFSTLVPWAEKAPPPLQLLSLPSPDSASCFIPCSERIHVAVTEMAELFPKVWEQKLRSETVRGSLRLLTSSASRLQSECRKALPCEGSPSPDMQLVTQQVIQCAYDIAKAAKQLVTITTKENTN
- the git2a gene encoding ARF GTPase-activating protein GIT2a isoform X5; protein product: MSQRLRNTELCADCNVPEPRWASVSRGVLVCDECCSVHRSLGRHSSQVRHLTLTPWPPTQLQMVQTLYSNGANSIWEHSLLDPASVLSGKRKAGPQDKLQCPKSPNKSEFIKAKYQMLAFVHRMPCREDDSSTAKDLSQQLHSSVRTGNLETCLRLLSLGAQANFFHPEKGNTPLHVAARAGQASQAELLAVYGADPGAPDSNGKTPPDYASSLDVSELAKAAKKKLQSLSNHLFEELAMDVYDEVDRRETDAVWLATQNHSSLETEAPVVPFLPVNPEYSSTRNQGRQKLARFNAHEFATLVIDILSDAKRRQQGSSRASPKDDVEVILKSVAVRHRRDSQENDQPDYDSVASDEDADHELPSSPGDGTKRLDSDLSDGGVTMHEYIEVKTALSASEAKIQHLMKANNHLSDELRLMQKKLLALQSQNSSLRRRGPADIHRTPGGSDHPDPSGPSALKRRQSASRPVSMYETGLKPYLLKGEALCPEEALPALHPRPAHASQSQKQSSMPESDYDNTFNESEMEDSGVCRRGRLRSSAWLGEGSSIPELEDLEMESDSTLPSTEDVIRTTEQITKNIQELLRAAQDNKHDRPCEREGVRRLRHSLGCFSTLVPWAEKAPPPLQLLSLPSPDSASCFIPCSERIHVAVTEMAELFPKVWEQKLRSETVRGSLRLLTSSASRLQSECRKALPCEGSPSPDMQLVTQQVIQCAYDIAKAAKQLVTITTKENTN